ACCGATGCTCTGTTGACGTATATGGAACAACCGCTCCAGATGAAAGCATCGTGTTTTGAATGTGTGTTTTTGGTCGATGATGATGAAGACGATCAATTTCTACTCCAACAAGTTTTTCACCAGTACAGCCCCGAGTGTCAAATCAGGCTATTAAGCAACGGCGTCGAACTGATCGAGGCCCTGGAAACAATAAATTCGCTGCCCGCTTTGGTTATGCTCGACCTGAACATGCCGTACATGAGCGGTTTTGAAGCCCTGGAAGCCATCCGCAAGGACGAAAAATACCAGTCTCTCCCCATTGTTATCCTGACCACTTCGGATCAGCAGATCGATCAGCAGCGGGCCATCCAGCTCGGTGCAAACGATTTTATCACCAAACCAACGTTGCTGGCCGATTACAGCCAGGTGGTACTCAGGCTCCGGAAGCAGTGGCTTGTCGGGCGCTGTGTCCGGTAAATCGGGTACCAGCGCTACCAGATCCGGCTGGCAATCAGGTTAATCAGGATGTTGACGATGAACGCCAGCCCGAAGGATACGGCCACCGAAAATTCCGGCAACAGAAAGGCCTGCAGAAACAAAAAGGTGGTAAAGCCCAACAAACCCATAACCAGCCCGCGCAAGGCGGTGATGGCGGCATTGCTGCCTTGAAGACTGTGCGAAAAAATCGCCAGAATGGATGTCTGGATGGGAAATGGCGTTAAAATACCGCTCCAGTTTGGCCCCAGCACGTGCGCCAACCCGGTAATCACCAACACAAACAAGGTTGTAATAACCATCCGGATCGGAATGTCGAACGGTAGGCGCCGAACCCGGAAGGGCTCGGTGCTGGGTTTCGGAAATACCCACAACGCCACCAGAATAGTCCCGATGACCAGGGCATAACTCAGGTATAAATCAAGCCGTAAATAATAGAAAATCAG
This Larkinella insperata DNA region includes the following protein-coding sequences:
- a CDS encoding response regulator; the protein is MKASCFECVFLVDDDEDDQFLLQQVFHQYSPECQIRLLSNGVELIEALETINSLPALVMLDLNMPYMSGFEALEAIRKDEKYQSLPIVILTTSDQQIDQQRAIQLGANDFITKPTLLADYSQVVLRLRKQWLVGRCVR